Below is a genomic region from Paludicola sp. MB14-C6.
GACTTATGTGGAATTACTTTTTAAAAACTTTCCAAAATAGTAATTATGTTGCATATGCAATGGAGCATCAGAATCAATATGTAAATGTGCCGAATGGTATGATTTATAATGGTAAATATAGTGCTGTATAAACATGAATGAAAATAGCCACAGAACAAATCTTGTTCTGTGGCTAATCGTATATTACCACATTTGTGTCTTGCAAGCCATATAGTTTTCTAAAACCTTGTTCCAATTAACAACGTTCCACCAATTATCTATATATTCAGCACGACGATTTTGATATTTTAAGTAATAAGCGTGTTCCCAAACATCAATAATTAAAATAGGGCACGTGTTTTGTGGTAATGGAGTATCTTGGTTTGGGGTTGGAATAACTTTTAGATTACCATAACTATCAACAACTAACCAAGCGTAACCTGATCCAAATTGACCTAACGCAGCAGCTTTTATATGGTTTTTCATTTCATCAAATGAACCAAAGGTATTATTGATTGCAATTTCTAATAATCCTTGTGGTGTACTGTTACTTGGCTTATTCATAATATCAAAGTATAGATTGTGATTATAAACTCCGCCAGCATTATTCCTAACGGCAGTTTGGAGTTTAGTGGGCAACTGCATATAGTTTTTAACAAGTTGTGTTAATGATAGGTTATGATATTCAGGATATGGCTGAAGTGCTTTATTCAGATTATCTACGTATGTCTTTAAATGTTTATCATGATGAATGCGTACTGTTTCTTCATCAATATATGGTTCGAGTGCATTATAACTATAATTTAATGGCTTTAATTGAAATGGATACGTTTCTTGCATGAAAAGACCTCCTTAAAGCAAAATGAAATATTAGTATATGTTATGAGGCTATAAGAATTATCGTTACAAACTAGAAAGTACAAGTCTGTAGAAAACTTAAAACGCAAGTAAAAATTGAAATATAAAATAATAAATCTGTGTCAACAAGCTAAAACCACAAAAGAGCAGATTTCTCTGCTCTTTTGTGGTTCTCAAATATCTTTTCTCTAATCTCTGCTGGTCCAAACATCGTTATGTGTAAGCTTGACGAATCTATCTTTATCTGTTCTATTTCATTCGTTATCAGTTCTTCCACAAAACCATGTGTTCAATATATATTATCCCCATTTTCAAAGTAAATACTATGATTGAGGAAAAATATAGCTTTTTGTTACTTACTTTTTAAAAATAAGCTTTCAACATAATTACCCGTATGTCTTTTGGCTAGATAACAGTAATTATTTTGTAATCAACAACTCCCATTTTTTCTTTAATGAGGAATCGGGAACAGGAGTATCTTTTAACGTATAGTCCAAACCAATTCCATTCCATTTTGATTGTCCTAAATTATGATATGCCATGATTTCAACATCAATAATGTTATTGTAGTTATGCTTTAATCGGTTAATTTCTTCAAAATGCTCTGGGCAATCGTTAATCTGAGGAATAATAGGACATCGTAGAATTACATTTTTTTGTAATTCATTTAAAATTGCTAAACTTTCATATACCATTTTATTAGAAACGCCAATATACTTTTTATGCAAATCATCATCATAAAGTTTGAAGTCAAACAAAAAGAGGTCAATATATTTGCTAAGAGTAACCAATTTTTCTTTTGCGATAGCACCATTCGTTTCTAAACAAGTATGAATATGATTTTCTTTTAGTTTTTTTGCCAGTTCAAGCAAAAAATCATATTGCAAGGAAGCTTCACCACCTGAAAAGGTCACTCCGCCATCTTGTTTGTAATATATTTCATCCTTTAAACATTCAGCGACTACATCTTCAACTGTCCATTCCTGCCCAATAACACTTAATGCATCATTGGGACAAGATTCTATGCATTGAAAGCAAGAAGTGCAAGCTGATTGGGAAAATGAGTGATATTGATTTTGTATTGTATGAGCATGATTTTTACAAGCCGTTAAACATTTGCCACAAAGTGTGCACAAGCTATGATTGATACTCAGCTGTGGCTTTATTTGAAATGATTCGGGATTATGACACCATGCACATCGCATATTACAGCCTTTAAAGAAAACCGTTGTACGAATTCCAGGCCCATCATGAAGAGAAAATCGTTGTATGTTGAATAAAATACCCATAGGATTACTCATCTTAAAATTCCTCATATGTGGTTCTTAATAAGATTTCATTTTGAACAATTGGATCAAGCTCAATAAACCTTGCACTAAATCCGCCTATTCGCACAATCAAGTTTTGATATTTTTCAGGATGCAACATTGCTTGTTCTAAATCATATTTGCCTATAGAAGATAAATTGGTTTGTATACCACCATTTTCATAAAAGATTTGTAGTAACATCTTGATTTTATCTCGGTTGTTTTTCAACATATCTTTATTCATACGGATGTTGTGAACAACACCTACGTGCTTGTTAGCCTCAACTTTCCTCATTGAGTTGAGTAAAGCGGTGAGCCCTAGCTTATCAGCACCAATTGATGGACTGTTTCCGTTGGATAATGGCGCTCCTCGATGCCTTCCGCAAGGAGTAGCAGCTGTAACTGCACCACGTTCTGCTGATCCTGAGTTGTTAACACTTACAACATGGTATCCATATAAATTAGTTGTTTTGCCTGCATCTCTGTGTAATTTTGAAATATGGTTAAATACTCGAACCACCATTTCATCAGCATAATTATCGTCATTGCCGTATTTTGGTGCGTTTAAAAGAATTTTTCTTTCCTTTTCATATCCCTTAAAGTTGCAGTCAAGCATATGGATGAGTTGCGGTAATGAGAATAGTTTATCTTCATATACACATTTTTTAATAGCTGTAAGCGAATCTGCAAGAGTAACCAAACCAAAAATTTCACTGGTTGCGCATAAAAATCTTGCGCCACCTTCAAAGATTGGGATATTCTTTTCCATGCAATCATGTGTAAGTAAGCTTAAATGCAAAAAGCATGCATTTTCTCCTGCTACTTGATAATTGCATTGCTCGGAATATGCTTCTTCAAGTACTGCTGGCTCTAATAATTTGGAATATGCTTCAAATAAATCTTCGAACGTTAAAAAGTTTGATGGATCTCCAACATCAAATCCATATTGATTACCTGTGAACGAATCACAGCCTCTGTGTAAAACAATATCTAAGGCTTGCGGTAAGGTCATACCGGTATTTGGAGTAGCCGCTCCATATCCTTCTATAACATATTCTCCACATCCAAAAGGTACCCATCTTTGTGCCATTTCTTCATCAATCTGATAAATTTCCTGCATAGCGGGAATAGTAGCATCATCGCTGTAAACGATAGGGTATACAGCACCGGCTTCTATATTTACTAATGTTTCGGTTAGTAAACTGTCATTGATACCATGATAGTATCGTAATGTTAGTTGTGGGACAACATCGACAACCGTTCTGGAGGTTTTAATTAAAGTGAGCGCCAACTGATCGGCATTATCCGGATTTTTTCTTCCTTTACCACCGATGATAATTCGACTGTCATGGACTTTACTAACTTTAATAATATTTCTAAAAAGTGAAGATAGTAATTTAACTGCCTCTTCTTCTGTTAGAATTCCGTTTTCAATATCGTGGACATACAAATCACTCAAATAATTGTCCATTCTACCGAAATTCATCAAATCGGAACAAACAGCATAAATCCAAATAAGCTGTAGTCCTTCTCTGAAAGTTTTTGGTGCCGATGTTGTTAAGTTCTCAAATATTTCGGCTATTTTTAATAGCTCTTCTCTTCTCTCTGGCGAAGCAACCTCTAGCTGCGCTCTTGCGTTGTCTGCATACATCAAACAAGCATCTATGATAACATCAATTGAAATATCAAGTGCATCATAAAAGCTGGATGAACCGTTTTGTTTTCTGTAATCGTTTACTCTTTCTTTCAATCCGGATAGTCCGACTTGAACCAGTAAATCAAGATCTACAGTCATACCGGCAATTCGAGCAACACCATAATAATAGTTTGCTTCTTCCATATGCGTACCATATTTTTGAGCAAAACGATCCAACATTTTTTTCTCTGTGTTTTCCTGTTTCCAAAAATCACGCATATCTTCAACTGAATCAAGATATTCTTGATCAACTGAATCTTTTACAGCATCAATCGCTTGTTGCACACGATCATCCCAATAATAATAGGTATAACTTCCTCCATATTGCGGAGAAAAGCCTACATATCCATGCTTCATATAGCCTACAATTAAATCGCATTCAGTCATAGGCATTAAAACGTATGGGATTTGGAGCTGTAAACATTTTGCTTCACGCATAGCTTTATCAGTTTCACTTTTATATATTTCTGTGAAATGTAAAGCATAGTCTAAATCTTTTTTATAATTTAAATACATAACGTATCCCCTCTAATAACATTGTACAATATATTAAATAAAATTCTACAATAAAATTGACTTGTTTTTATGGTATTTTGATGTATAATAGATTTACTAAATGTAATAAAAAATGGGAGGAGTTCTATGATAAAGCTACTTTGTGAGCAAGAGCGTACGAAAAGAGTATCGGGTGCAAAATTAACAAGTGTGCGTCAAACATTTCCGTTGCATACGCATGATTTTTTTGAGTTTTTTTTAGTAACAAAAGGTCGTGCTATTCATGTCGTAAATAACGTTGCACAGGTGATAGAACGGGGTTCTTTGGTATTTGTAAGGCCGTCAGACGAACATTGCTATGACTACTATAAAACCCAAGATTTTGAGTTTTATAACCATGGGTTTGAAACGGAAATATTTGATAAAATTAACATGGTTTATGATACGAAAGCTGATGCTTTAGTGAATAGGAGCGTGCCCAAGCACATCAAGGTCAATTTAGCACAATTACACTTTCTTGAGCAGCGTTTTGAAGAGCTTTTAAAGATACCTACTTGTGAACAACGACGACTTCCTTTATCATATTTAGCAATGGAAGTTATTTATTTAATGTTAACAACCGAGGATTTCGATCAAAATCATTTACCACCTGATTGGTTAATAAAAGTGTTAGATGAAATGAGCGAACCGGAAAACTTTATTGTAGGGCTTCCTCGCTTGCTCGAATTATGCAATTATTCACAAGAACATATCAACCGAGAGTTCAAACGTTATTTGAATATTACTCCAACTAAATATATAAATGAGCTGCGTTTACAATATGCAAATGATTTGTTGGAAAAGGGTGACCAAGAAATAGTTGACGTTTGTGAGAATTGTGGATTTCATAATTTAAGCCATTTTTATTCCGAGTTTAAAAAATATTATGGCTTTTCACCGAATAAAGCGAGAAAAAACAGTGAAAACAGTTGTCAAAATCATACTATTATAGTATAATTAGCGCTAAGAAGGAGGGACTTTTATGTATTATAAGAATTACGGTAATACGGATATGAAAGTATCTGCAATTGGATTAGGCTGTATGCGTTATGACGATAACGATGTGGCGGAGGGTAATTTAGAAAAATGTGCAGAGGTTGCATTATATGCACATGAATGTGGCATTAACTATTTTGATACTGCTCCATTTTATTGCAACGATAAAAGTGAAACCATAACAGGTATTGCTTTATCTCAATTGAAGCGTGATAGTTATTTTGTGTCTTCCAAAACAAATATGAGTACCGTTGGCGACGTAATTAACGCTGATACGTTTCGCAAACGTCTCGAAACAACATTAACACGTCTAAAAGTAGATTATTTGGATTTTTATCATCTATGGTGTATGCTGGACTTAGAATCATATCAAAAGCAAAGAGAAGCATTATATGGATTTTTTGAACAAGCAAAGGCAGAAGGTTTAATTCGCAATATTGTATTTTCAGCGCATATGCAAGGCGCTGAAATCGAAAAAGTTGTTGCTGAAAATAAGTTTAAAGGTATGTTAATTGGATATAATGCTTTGAATTATCGTTTCCGTCAAAGTGGAATTGAAGCAGCTCATAAAAATGGTATGGGCGTTGTTGTAATGAATCCACTGGGCGGAGGTCTGATTCCGCAAAACCCAGAAACTTTTAGCTACTTAACAAAGGAAACGGACTTAAACGTAGCGCAAGCAGCACTTCGCTTTGTGGCCTCTCATAAAGAAATTACAATTACATTAGCCGGCTGTACAACCAAAGCTCATGTCGATGACGCAGTAAAGGCTGTAGAAAATCTAGTAGAAAAACCTGCAAGTGAAATCAACAAAGAATTAGAAGGACAAGGACTTTCTTTTAATACATTGTGTACAGGATGCGGTTATTGCAAGAAATGCCCAATGGATATTGATATACCAAAATTCATGGATGCCTATAATGAAAAATTATTGGGAAGTTCACCGCTGGCTCGCATTAAATGGCATTGGAATGAAAGCGTTGAAAATGCTGCAAAATGCATTGAATGTGGAAAATGTGAAAGCTTGTGTACACAGCATCTTCCGATTATTGAAAGATTAAAAGAATTAAGTCTGTTAAAGGACTAAATTCTAATGAGCCCTATGTAATATAGTAATCAAAAAGTGAACTTTCAAAGATAGGGATTAACAATCAGCGAATACGGCTATTATGTCGTTTACATTAAAATTTAAGGGGAAATAGAATGAAGAATAACAAAGTAAAAAGTTTAGTGTTCAGTGGATTATTACTTGCAATTGGTGTGTTACTACCGCAAGTATTTCATTTTAGTGGTGTTCCAAACGCAGGACCGGTATTTTTACCAATGCATATTTCTGTGTTTTTAGCAGGTTTTATGGTAGGTCCGATTTGGGGGCTAGGAGTAGGAGTGTTAACTCCTGTGTTAAGCTTTATCGTAACAGGTGGAGCAATGCCTCCAATTCCTATTTTATATTTCATGATGATAGAGTTGGCAACCTATGCATTCGTAGCAGGCTTATGCAGTAGAAACTTTAAATTAAATCCTTATTTTAGCCAAATTATTGCTATGATATGCGGTAGAGGTGTATACGCACTTGTTTTACTTGTGTTTGGTGTTTTACTTGGAATGAAAGTACCTCCAGTTACAGCTGTATGGACAGCAATTGTAACTGGATTACCTGGAATTATCATTCAGTTAGTAATCATTCCGCCAATCGTCTATGCGCTCAAAAAGGGAGGCTTTGTTGTTGCAGCTTCAAAAAGCAATTAACATTTTAAAAGAGCAAAACTACAGTTGCGTAGTGATAAAAGATGATCTTGTTCATTGTGCAAATGGTATTGGCGTTAAGCCAATTATGCAATGGTTAAGAGAAGATGAAGCTTTTTTCGCTAACGCATATGTTGCTGATAAGGTTATTGGAAAAGCAGCAGCACTATTGCTTGTAATGGCAAAAGCTAAGAGTGTTTATGGCAAGGTTATGAGTGAAAGTGCCATAGCCATTTTAGAAAAATATCATATTCGTTATGAATATGATACAAAAGTGTCGTTTATCGCAAATCGTACCAATACAGGGATGTGCCCGTTGGAGCAATCGGTTGTAGCGATTGATGCTCCAAATGAAGCATATATTGCGATTCAAAATAAAATAGCAGAATTAATGAGTAGCAAATAAGAAGGGTCGTTATTTTTTATGATGTGGAAAGACAGTTTAGCAATAGGCGTTAAAGAAATTGATAGTCAACATAAGGAACTATGTGATAAAATTGATGCATTATTTGATGCTTGTAAACAAGGAAAAGGCAGAGTCGAAATCTTATCTACTATGGATTTTTTACAAAGCTATACCATCAAACATTTTCATGATGAAGAAATCATTCAGCAAAAATGTGGATATCCAAAATGCAAAGAACATAAAGCTATCCATGAAGCATTTATTAAGCAAGTTGCAGAGCTAAAAGCAGAGCTTGAAAAAGATGGCGCATCCATTGTGTTGGTTGGTAAAATTAATAGTTTGGTAATTGATTGGTTGATTAAACATATTCAAAACGTAGACAAAGAGATTGCACAATATATTAAATAGTCAAAGCGGTAGTATTTTTTCGGGTATACCAAGAATTTTGTGTAAATATAAAAACAATCAGAACAAGAAATAGGAACAAAATAGTAATTGACATAGTGTATAGGTTAGTTGAAACAAGTTTATTTAATGACAAAAGGGGCATGCCCCTTTTGTCATTAAATTTTGGCGGATGAACATAGAATCATCCAGCGATTCTGTCCGAAAACATGATGTTTAATTGGTTTAAAACAACGTCCCAATTTCGACAACGTTGTGTCCATCGTTCGACAATTTTTTTTGAAGCTAAATACAGTATCCTTTTTAAACTATCATCATTTTGAAATGATGGTTTATTCTTGGTTATTTGTCTGAACTGCCTGTTTAATCCCTCAATAATATTAGTTGTGTATATTATTTTCCTTACATCAGTTGGATATGCAAAAAAGGTTGATAGTATATCCCAGTTATCCTCCCAACTCTTTATGCAAGAAGGATAACTTTTACCCCATTTTTCTTTGAATGATATTAGATTATTCAATGCTTCTTCCTCTGTAACAGCTTGATATACTAGTTTTAGATCTGCCATTAACTTCTTGATATCTTTGTATCCTACATATCGTGTTGAATATCGAATTTGATGTATAATACAACGTTGAATGTGCGCTTTGGGATATGCTGCATTGATTGCTTCTTTAAAACCTTTTAAACCGTCAACACAAAATAGGTATACATCTTGCAAACCCCTTGATTTCAAGTCATTCATAACGCTCAACCAGAATTTTGAGCTCTCGTTTTCTCCAATCCAAATGCCCAATATATCTTTATTTCCTTCAAGTGTAATTCCTAAAACCACATATGCTGCTTTCGTTACAAACTGATTGTTTTCTTTTACTTTGTAGTGTATTGCATCCATGAACACAAATGGGTATACACTATCTAGTGGACGGTTTTGCCATGCTGTTACTTCCGGCATTATTTTTTCTGTTATCTTGCTTACTAGTCCATCTGAAATTTCTACATCATAAAGATTTTTTACTTGTTCAGCAATATCTCGTTGAGACATGCCACAAGAGTAAAGTGCAATAATTTTTTCTTCCATCCCGTCAGCATTACGATTATATTTACCAATAATTTGTGGTTCAAATTCACCGTTTCTATCACGAGGAACATTAATATCCACTTCGCCAAGTTGTGTTTTAACTGTTTTCTTTGAATATCCATTTCGATAATTTTTCGACATGCTTTTTCCGTCATCGTTCGCTATTCTTTGACTTTTTTGGTAACCCAATTCTTCGTCTAATTCACTATCCATAACTTGCTGAAGAACATCTTTGAACATCTCTTTCATTGCCTGCATAACCTCTGTTGTGCTTGTGAAGTTTTGGCTGTTCACATACTCTTTTAATAACTCTTTCGGTTGCTTTTCCATAAAAAAATACTTCCTTTCATACTTGAATTTATTATCTTAATTCTTGTCTGATTGGAAGTACCTTATTCACTTTTACACAAAATTTTCGGGAGTCTCTATTTTTCAATACTACCGCTTGTCTATTTGTACGTATTATTCTCTTGTAAAATCAATTTGGGCTTTTCTGGCTTGTGCACAAAGATATTGCCGTTGTATTAAATAAGGCTTATCATCTTTTATAAAGTGGGTAGCAACTTGCCTAAATTGAAACGAAACGTTTGCAGCAATACATTGGCGCCGAATATCTAATACCCAGTTATAATCTAAAGGACGCGTATCTTTCCCCGATTCACCGCCAACTATTACACATTCAATCGTATCATCCAAGTAGTTTGAAATGTCCATTTTTTCAAGCATAGGTTGAATAACAATCTGTTTGTGTTTAATCGGTAATGCTTTGAATATTGGTAATCGTTCATCTGCACGTTGTTGGTTTTCTATAGTACAACACACAACCACATTATCAAAATTCTCTTTAAAATCATTTGGTAACCCAATACGAAACCCCTCAATTCGCTTAGTCAGAAAGAGAAAAGTAAGATCTTTTCGTGTACGAATGATTTTCCAAATCTCATTTCGCCATTTATCCGCATCTTCAACAAGAAAATCGGCATTAAAACATAAGTATACAAGTTGACCTGATTTCATTTTATAGTTGCCTTTACTGTCTTTCACAATCGGTTTATAAAATTCATCTGTTTTATAAACAACATTGGTATCTATATTTTTGCGTTCATTTGCCCTAAAGATATAACAATTTTTACAGCCTTCGCTTTTTCTATGACATCCTTTCCAAGGATTCCAAGTAGCCATATGCAAAACCACCTTTATTGCTAACTAACATCAATTATTTGATATAAATTTAGTCTTCCTTGCTTTCCAACTTGCTCAATGAGTCCTACTTTACGTAATACACTCATTCCTGATTGGATCGCCCTAGGACTCACTTTCATTAAATTTTTCAAATCTTTTGTAGTAAATTGCGTTGGTAAATTAGGGGGTAATAAAATATCATAATCGGCTGGGCAACGTAAATAGATTTCTTGCATAATATCAATCGGTATGCGGTCAAAACGGGATGAACCCTTCTTTTTGTCCTTGCTCCATCCATCTAAGTTTCGATATTCGTCTACATCAATCATTGCTATGCAAAAGCTGATGTTCGGATGATTTAGCAAATCTTTGATTTTATATAGTTCCCATACAATTTCAAATGGCAGTCCGATTTTGGGCGATTTGCGCTTTACTGTTGTTTCACCCGTTTCTTGGTTAATCCAATAGAGCCACTTTGTTTGCGCAATAGGATAAACGACAGTAACTGTTGTTACTTCTAAAAACGCAGCAAGCTTTTTGCGTAACTTTTCAAAGTTTCTGGTTTGAATTTCTATAATTCCATTTTCGCCTACAATATCAGCAACGTATCCACCAACCTTGATTTCATGGTTATCCTCATACGGCTCAAAATAGTGCTTTAATACTGCATGAAGTGTTTTTTCACCCAATGTACCTATCCCTTTAGAATTTCGTTGTACATCGATTACTTTTTCACAAGCATCTTGAAATTGTAGTTTATTCATAGTTGTTATTAAAATCCCATCTGTTCAATATATTCATTCTGGAAAAAAGCATCTCCGGAAAGCTCATAATAGCTAAACTTGTTCGTGATAGAATGTAATTCTTCAATTGCTTTTTCATTTAGCAAAACTTCAATAGCACCCATACCGGCAGCATTACAACGGTAGTAATTTTATCAAGTAAGGAAGGAGGTAGCAATCCAATTTCGCAAGCACTCTTCTTGTCAATATAAGAACCGAATCCTCCTGCCAAAATGACTTTATGAATATCTTGCTCTGTTAAGCCTTTTGCATGAATTAAGGTTTGAATACCTGCACAAATAGCGGCTTTTGCAAGCTGAACTTCACGTATATCTTTTTGAGTTAAATAGATATTGTTATCTATATCAAGAACAAAAACAGGCTCGTCTTCTTCACGATAACGATAGAGTAATGAAGTTGGTATTTCATCTTCGTCAATTCGTCCTGTTTCATCAATTACTCCGAGTTTTAATAAACAAGCAATTGTATCAACCAAACCAGAGCCACATATGCCAATTGCAGGTTGATTTCCTATCGTTTCGATTTTGATATCATTATTTTTAATTGTAACTTTACTAATTGCACCTGTAATACCGCCGACTCCACATTGAATCGTAGCACCTTCAAAAGCGGGACCGGCTGCCGTAGCACAGCAAATAAATCCGTTTTGATTGCCAATTGCCATTTCGCCATTTGTTCCGATATCAATATAAATGCAATTTTCTTTTTCTTCATGAACTTTTGCGCTTAATACGCCAACTGTAATATCGCCGCCAACGTAGCCGGAAACACAATCGGTTAAGAATACTTTTGCAGTATCGTTTGTAGTTATTCCAATTTCTTTTGCGTTTAAATCAAAGCCAAATAGAGAAGTTGGGGTGAATGGTGCAACAGCAATTCCACTTGCATCGTAACCCGTTAATAAGTGGAGCATAACAGTATTTCCTGCAATTGTAATATCCATAATATCATGATAGGAATAGCTTTTTTTACTGCAAAAGGAATCGATGGCATTGTTGAGTTGTTTTACAATGGTTTGCTTTAGTAACTGCTTGCCATCATCTTTTTCTATACAACTGTTAATTCTTGAAATGACATCAGCACCAAAGCTGCGTTGTTCGTTTAGCCCACTAACAGTGTCCAAACGTTTACCTGAATTCAGATCATAAAAGTAACAAGCAACCGTTGTTGTTCCAATGTCAACAGCAAGTCCAATAGCAGCTTTTGTGCTATCCTTTGCTCTTGGTGAAATAACAAAATCAGATTTCATACCACTTTCTTGTACTGTGTAGTTTTGTTGATTTAGTATTGTAATACTGCAATCGCCAATTGGCTTGGTTAAGCAAGCTAATCGAATATCATTCATTTGTTCTTGTAAAGAAAGCAGTTTTTGCTCTTCTGCAGTAATTGGTGTCACTTGTCCGTTTACTTGTACCTTACATTTTCCGCATTTACCGTTTGCATTACAAGGTGCATCAATGTAAATATGGTTTTCTTGTAATAGCTTTAGTATTGATTTATTTCCATCCGTAATAATTTCGGTAACGGAATTTTCTTTTTGTATTGTCAATTTCATATGCTTAGTCCTCCGTATAAAATGGTTAACTCTTATTGTATCATATATAAAAAAAGATAAAAGGTATTTTTATATGATTATTTGTAGAATTCTTATCTTTATATTGAAAACACCTACCCATTATAATGAGCAGGTGCTTTTATGCTTTTGATTCAATTATAAATTGTAAGCAAAGGTCGATTACTACATCAAAGGCGCAAAAATATTTAATAATTTTTGCATAAAGCGGGTAAAAAATTTCGTTTCATTGCAGACTTCTTGCGTAATATGCTCGGATTGCATTAGCGTGTTAAGATGGTCTTTTCTGACATCAGCAATGGATGATGTTTTGTATAAAAATGCACCACATTCGTAATGCAAATAAAAGCTTCTAAAGTCAAAATTTTGGGTTCCGACAATTGCAATTTCATCGTCAGCAACAATTGTTTTAGCATGAACAAATCCCGGAGTATATTCATATACTTGAACTCCTGCTGTAATCAGTTTGATGTAATTGTAGCGAGTAACCATATGAACATACCATTTATCTGCAACATGGGGCGTGATAATTGTAACTTCAACGCCGCTGTTTGCTGCAAGGCAAAGCGCAGTCATCATTTCATTGTCTAATATGAGGTATGGAGTGGTAATGCTCACATATTTTTTTGCACGAGAAATGATATTAATATATGCCATTTCGCCAATTAAGTGTTGATCCAAAGGTCCATCACCGTATGGCATTACATAGCCATCTGATTCATAATGTTCCGTTGGGCGATAGTAAGAAAAGTCAATTTTATGTCTTTCGTAATATTGCCACATTTGTAAGAACATAATGCTTAAATTCCATACCGCATCACCTTTTAACATAATAGAGGAATCTTTCCAATGCCCA
It encodes:
- a CDS encoding bacteriohemerythrin, whose translation is MMWKDSLAIGVKEIDSQHKELCDKIDALFDACKQGKGRVEILSTMDFLQSYTIKHFHDEEIIQQKCGYPKCKEHKAIHEAFIKQVAELKAELEKDGASIVLVGKINSLVIDWLIKHIQNVDKEIAQYIK
- a CDS encoding IS256 family transposase, whose protein sequence is MEKQPKELLKEYVNSQNFTSTTEVMQAMKEMFKDVLQQVMDSELDEELGYQKSQRIANDDGKSMSKNYRNGYSKKTVKTQLGEVDINVPRDRNGEFEPQIIGKYNRNADGMEEKIIALYSCGMSQRDIAEQVKNLYDVEISDGLVSKITEKIMPEVTAWQNRPLDSVYPFVFMDAIHYKVKENNQFVTKAAYVVLGITLEGNKDILGIWIGENESSKFWLSVMNDLKSRGLQDVYLFCVDGLKGFKEAINAAYPKAHIQRCIIHQIRYSTRYVGYKDIKKLMADLKLVYQAVTEEEALNNLISFKEKWGKSYPSCIKSWEDNWDILSTFFAYPTDVRKIIYTTNIIEGLNRQFRQITKNKPSFQNDDSLKRILYLASKKIVERWTQRCRNWDVVLNQLNIMFSDRIAG
- a CDS encoding DUF5131 family protein, which translates into the protein MATWNPWKGCHRKSEGCKNCYIFRANERKNIDTNVVYKTDEFYKPIVKDSKGNYKMKSGQLVYLCFNADFLVEDADKWRNEIWKIIRTRKDLTFLFLTKRIEGFRIGLPNDFKENFDNVVVCCTIENQQRADERLPIFKALPIKHKQIVIQPMLEKMDISNYLDDTIECVIVGGESGKDTRPLDYNWVLDIRRQCIAANVSFQFRQVATHFIKDDKPYLIQRQYLCAQARKAQIDFTRE
- a CDS encoding ASKHA domain-containing protein; the protein is MKLTIQKENSVTEIITDGNKSILKLLQENHIYIDAPCNANGKCGKCKVQVNGQVTPITAEEQKLLSLQEQMNDIRLACLTKPIGDCSITILNQQNYTVQESGMKSDFVISPRAKDSTKAAIGLAVDIGTTTVACYFYDLNSGKRLDTVSGLNEQRSFGADVISRINSCIEKDDGKQLLKQTIVKQLNNAIDSFCSKKSYSYHDIMDITIAGNTVMLHLLTGYDASGIAVAPFTPTSLFGFDLNAKEIGITTNDTAKVFLTDCVSGYVGGDITVGVLSAKVHEEKENCIYIDIGTNGEMAIGNQNGFICCATAAGPAFEGATIQCGVGGITGAISKVTIKNNDIKIETIGNQPAIGICGSGLVDTIACLLKLGVIDETGRIDEDEIPTSLLYRYREEDEPVFVLDIDNNIYLTQKDIREVQLAKAAICAGIQTLIHAKGLTEQDIHKVILAGGFGSYIDKKSACEIGLLPPSLLDKITTVVMLPVWVLLKFC